A window from Cryobacterium sp. PAMC25264 encodes these proteins:
- a CDS encoding PadR family transcriptional regulator: MKRFHQTDNPGFGSSEFTPDLHRAHHDSPQERGRGFGRGFGPGGPGFGGFGPGFGPGGPRGSRRANRGDVRSAILSLLADGPSNGYGLIRAIEEKTGGAWRPSPGSIYPTLQQLVDEELIAPTGDGRRTDYELTEAGLAYLAEHADDLKKAWDATPGQSDADAAFHESVGKLFGVVHQFRASATDAQRAAATAKLDEVRRALYLILAG, from the coding sequence ATGAAGCGCTTCCACCAAACAGACAATCCAGGGTTCGGGTCATCGGAGTTCACTCCCGACCTGCACCGGGCCCATCATGACTCTCCCCAGGAGCGGGGCAGGGGTTTCGGCCGTGGCTTCGGTCCGGGCGGACCGGGTTTCGGCGGCTTCGGCCCCGGCTTCGGTCCCGGCGGCCCGCGCGGATCCCGTCGCGCCAACCGCGGCGATGTCCGCTCCGCCATCCTGTCGCTCCTGGCCGATGGTCCATCGAATGGCTACGGTCTTATCCGTGCCATCGAGGAGAAGACCGGCGGCGCGTGGCGCCCCAGCCCGGGCTCCATCTACCCGACGCTGCAGCAACTCGTCGACGAGGAACTCATCGCGCCGACCGGTGACGGCCGGCGCACCGATTACGAGCTCACCGAGGCTGGGCTTGCCTACCTCGCTGAGCACGCCGACGATCTGAAGAAGGCCTGGGACGCTACTCCCGGGCAGTCCGATGCCGATGCCGCCTTCCACGAGAGCGTCGGCAAACTGTTCGGGGTCGTGCACCAGTTCCGTGCCTCGGCTACGGATGCCCAGCGTGCCGCCGCGACGGCCAAGCTCGATGAGGTGCGCCGAGCGCTTTACCTGATCCTCGCGGGCTGA
- a CDS encoding isoprenylcysteine carboxylmethyltransferase family protein, which produces MKRALAFALVVVQILLLAWLLVLPHGILWPVNGFVIATSVALVAIGVTLAVQGSTSLGPAMTASPIPRDNAPLATTGVYGVVRNPIYTGLMTAGLGLTVIGSSALHVVVWLALIGLFSGKARWEERMLVIEHPDYSEYAARVGRFLPGVGRIR; this is translated from the coding sequence ATGAAACGTGCGCTTGCGTTCGCTCTGGTCGTCGTTCAGATACTGCTGCTCGCCTGGCTGCTGGTATTGCCGCACGGCATACTGTGGCCCGTGAACGGCTTTGTCATTGCCACGTCGGTCGCCCTCGTGGCGATCGGTGTGACGCTGGCCGTGCAGGGATCCACCTCTCTCGGCCCGGCGATGACCGCCAGCCCGATCCCGCGCGACAACGCTCCGCTGGCTACGACCGGGGTGTACGGGGTGGTGCGCAACCCGATCTACACCGGGCTCATGACGGCCGGTCTCGGGTTGACCGTGATCGGGTCATCCGCCCTGCACGTGGTGGTATGGCTCGCCCTGATCGGACTGTTCTCCGGAAAGGCCCGGTGGGAGGAGCGGATGCTCGTGATCGAACATCCGGACTACTCCGAATACGCGGCAAGAGTCGGCCGTTTTCTGCCCGGCGTGGGACGAATTCGGTGA
- a CDS encoding LLM class flavin-dependent oxidoreductase, with the protein MTTPLSILDLAPIAPGQTIRESFAASVALAQTAEKNGYERVWYAEHHNMPTIASSATSVLIGHVASQTSTIRLGSGGVMLPNHSPLTIAEQYGTLAELYPDRIDLGLGRAPGSDQTTARAMRRDPRASDQFPQDVMELGAYLRDESIIPGVRAVPGAGTNVPLYILGSSLFGAGLAAALGLPYAFASHFAPDSLFEAIATYRRDFTPSAQLAEPYLMVAANVIAADDAADATEQFTLMRRSRVRSMISRGPATPDYSDEQIDAFLTTTEGRRLADMMRYSAVGTPADVRTFLDDLVASTGADELILAHASQQIGDRLRSVELTAGAMAGALA; encoded by the coding sequence ATGACGACACCGCTTTCCATTCTCGACCTTGCCCCCATCGCTCCCGGCCAGACCATTCGGGAGAGCTTCGCGGCCAGTGTCGCGCTCGCCCAGACCGCCGAGAAGAACGGGTACGAGCGGGTCTGGTACGCCGAGCACCACAACATGCCCACCATCGCGTCCTCCGCGACGAGCGTGCTCATCGGGCATGTGGCCTCGCAGACGTCCACCATCCGCCTGGGCTCCGGCGGCGTCATGCTGCCCAACCACTCTCCGCTGACCATCGCCGAGCAGTACGGCACCCTCGCCGAGCTCTATCCCGATCGCATCGACCTGGGCCTGGGCCGCGCGCCCGGCAGCGACCAGACCACGGCGCGGGCCATGCGCCGGGACCCGCGTGCATCCGACCAGTTCCCGCAGGACGTGATGGAGCTGGGCGCCTACCTCCGCGACGAATCGATCATCCCGGGCGTGCGCGCCGTGCCGGGCGCGGGAACCAACGTTCCCCTGTACATCCTCGGCTCGTCCCTCTTCGGCGCCGGCCTGGCCGCGGCGCTCGGCCTGCCCTACGCTTTCGCGTCGCACTTCGCCCCCGACTCACTCTTCGAGGCCATCGCCACCTACCGCCGCGATTTCACGCCGTCGGCGCAGCTGGCCGAGCCGTACCTGATGGTGGCCGCGAACGTGATCGCGGCCGACGACGCGGCGGATGCGACCGAGCAGTTTACGCTCATGCGCCGCTCACGGGTGCGCAGCATGATCTCCCGCGGACCGGCGACGCCGGACTACTCCGACGAGCAGATCGACGCGTTCCTCACCACCACGGAAGGACGCCGCCTCGCCGACATGATGCGCTACTCCGCCGTGGGCACCCCCGCCGATGTGCGGACGTTCCTCGACGACCTCGTCGCATCCACCGGGGCCGACGAACTTATCCTGGCCCACGCCTCGCAGCAGATCGGCGACCGGCTGCGCTCCGTCGAGCTGACCGCAGGGGCCATGGCCGGCGCCCTGGCCTGA
- a CDS encoding MmcQ/YjbR family DNA-binding protein, translating into MTTDALVEFCLSLPQVTETFPFGDETSVFKTSGNGKIFALSALDGEPFAVSLKCDPEEGRALREEFPAHITPGYHLNKKHWITIVLDGFVPDELVENLLRDSHALVRPKVPRAPRGSAG; encoded by the coding sequence ATGACCACGGATGCCCTCGTCGAGTTCTGCCTGAGCCTGCCGCAGGTCACCGAGACGTTCCCATTCGGCGACGAGACCAGCGTCTTCAAGACCAGCGGCAACGGCAAGATCTTCGCGCTCAGCGCCCTGGACGGCGAGCCTTTCGCGGTGTCGCTCAAGTGCGACCCCGAGGAGGGCCGGGCGCTGCGGGAGGAGTTCCCCGCGCACATCACCCCGGGCTACCACCTGAACAAGAAGCACTGGATCACCATCGTGCTCGACGGCTTCGTGCCCGACGAACTCGTGGAGAACCTGCTGCGCGACAGTCACGCGCTGGTGCGCCCGAAGGTGCCGCGGGCGCCCCGGGGGAGTGCTGGCTAG
- a CDS encoding MFS transporter — MLTLSGVVEVWQVWVIAFVLGLVTVIDNPTRQVFVNEMVGPQFLRNAITVNSSAFQLGGLVGPAVSGLLIVAVGAGWSFAINGIACLVTVLALVLLDTMALHRKPPTPRSKGQLREGLRYVVATPTILWPLVMMSFLSVFALNMPVLLVAFAGDVFAAGAGGYGLFNSLVAVGALAGALASTRRVTIRLRTVIFCGGVWALIQASLGLMPTQLAFGVVLVASGMANQFFFMACNPLVQLSSNVLIRGRVMSVYVLVLLGGQALGSPLMGWLIEHYGAQTGMLVSGLVPATAAVTIAIVLARRHQLTWDWRGGRPGRWRIRRR, encoded by the coding sequence GTGCTCACCCTGAGCGGTGTCGTCGAGGTGTGGCAGGTATGGGTGATCGCCTTCGTGCTCGGGCTCGTCACGGTCATCGACAACCCCACCCGGCAGGTGTTCGTCAACGAGATGGTGGGCCCGCAGTTCCTGCGGAACGCCATCACGGTCAATTCCTCGGCGTTCCAGCTGGGCGGGCTGGTGGGTCCGGCGGTCAGCGGCCTGCTGATCGTGGCCGTGGGTGCGGGCTGGTCGTTTGCGATCAATGGGATCGCCTGCCTGGTCACGGTGCTTGCGCTCGTGCTGCTGGACACCATGGCGTTGCATCGGAAGCCGCCGACGCCCCGCAGCAAGGGTCAGCTGCGTGAGGGACTGCGGTACGTCGTCGCCACCCCCACCATCCTCTGGCCGCTCGTGATGATGTCGTTCCTCTCGGTCTTCGCCCTCAATATGCCTGTGTTACTCGTCGCGTTCGCCGGTGACGTTTTCGCCGCAGGGGCGGGCGGCTACGGGCTGTTCAACAGCCTGGTGGCCGTTGGCGCCCTGGCCGGGGCATTGGCGTCGACCAGGCGGGTCACCATCCGGCTCCGCACCGTCATCTTCTGCGGCGGGGTGTGGGCGCTCATCCAGGCCTCGCTGGGACTCATGCCCACCCAGCTGGCTTTCGGCGTGGTGCTCGTGGCCTCCGGCATGGCCAATCAGTTCTTCTTCATGGCCTGCAACCCGCTCGTCCAGCTCTCTTCGAACGTGCTCATCCGCGGCAGGGTCATGTCGGTCTACGTACTGGTTCTGCTCGGCGGCCAGGCTCTGGGCAGCCCGCTGATGGGATGGCTGATCGAACACTACGGCGCGCAGACCGGCATGCTGGTCTCCGGCCTCGTGCCGGCCACAGCGGCCGTCACGATCGCAATCGTGCTCGCCAGACGCCATCAACTGACCTGGGACTGGCGCGGCGGGCGTCCCGGCCGCTGGCGGATCCGGCGGCGGTGA
- a CDS encoding MFS transporter: MPNFRLFTISNVIAMTATWMQRIAQGWLVLQLTDSVAAVGVTVAMQFTPMLLFGLLGGVVVDRYSKRMLLLMTQSAASVLSLTSPCSP, translated from the coding sequence GTGCCCAACTTCAGGTTGTTCACGATCTCCAACGTGATCGCCATGACCGCCACCTGGATGCAGCGCATCGCCCAGGGCTGGCTGGTGCTGCAGCTGACGGACAGCGTCGCGGCCGTCGGTGTGACCGTGGCCATGCAGTTCACCCCGATGCTTCTATTCGGCCTCCTCGGCGGGGTCGTCGTCGACCGCTACTCCAAACGGATGCTGCTGCTGATGACGCAGTCCGCCGCATCCGTGCTCAGCCTCACCTCGCCGTGCTCACCCTGA
- a CDS encoding LacI family DNA-binding transcriptional regulator, translating to MMEKVTIQQVARAAGVSASTVSNLLNGRSGRMLPATRDRITEAISQLGYRPNRAARELRTGRTRTVGLIVPSVGNPFWGAFARELEHAALAEGYNVLLCNSERDPDRERRYVEELWDDGVREIVLCTSLPSLKHLAHIIEQGLRLVTFDRPTQADDPSTVVSISINNVVGGHLAASHLTSLGHQNLTFVSGSLRSVNRTGRYEGFCSAIEAAGLAVADMTLWAGADEAPFGDVEAADVGRRAAHEIFAAANPPTGVVAINDMTALGVCRGLRDLGLQVGLDVSVVGFDDIILADLYDPPLTTVRQPIDQMAQLAIAEIVSHHGLATGEPGRSVLLRPELIVRGSTAAPPVD from the coding sequence ATGATGGAGAAGGTTACGATCCAGCAGGTTGCACGGGCGGCCGGCGTCTCGGCGAGCACGGTGTCCAACCTGCTGAACGGTCGCTCAGGTCGCATGCTGCCCGCCACGCGGGACCGCATCACCGAGGCGATCAGCCAGCTCGGCTACCGGCCGAACCGGGCGGCACGCGAGTTGCGAACGGGCCGAACCCGCACCGTCGGTCTCATCGTGCCGTCGGTGGGCAATCCGTTCTGGGGCGCATTCGCCCGGGAACTCGAGCATGCCGCTCTCGCCGAGGGCTACAACGTGCTGCTCTGCAACAGCGAGCGCGACCCTGACCGGGAACGCCGCTATGTCGAGGAGCTGTGGGACGACGGCGTGCGGGAGATCGTGCTGTGCACCTCACTGCCGTCGTTGAAACACCTGGCCCACATCATCGAGCAGGGGCTCCGCCTGGTCACGTTCGACCGGCCCACCCAGGCCGACGACCCGTCCACCGTGGTGAGCATCAGCATCAACAACGTGGTGGGCGGCCACCTGGCCGCGTCCCACCTCACGAGTCTCGGCCACCAGAATCTCACCTTCGTCTCCGGCTCGCTCCGTTCCGTCAACCGCACCGGGCGGTATGAGGGGTTCTGCTCGGCCATCGAGGCCGCCGGCCTCGCCGTGGCGGATATGACCCTTTGGGCCGGCGCTGACGAGGCGCCCTTCGGTGATGTCGAAGCGGCCGATGTGGGACGCCGCGCTGCGCACGAGATCTTTGCCGCCGCCAACCCTCCGACCGGCGTGGTGGCCATCAACGACATGACCGCCCTCGGCGTCTGCCGCGGCCTGCGAGACCTCGGTCTCCAGGTCGGCCTCGACGTGTCAGTGGTCGGCTTCGACGACATCATCCTGGCCGATCTCTACGACCCGCCGCTCACGACGGTGCGCCAGCCCATCGACCAGATGGCCCAGCTGGCCATCGCCGAGATCGTCTCTCACCACGGACTGGCCACCGGTGAACCGGGCCGGTCGGTGTTGCTGCGACCCGAGCTGATCGTGCGCGGATCGACGGCGGCACCGCCTGTCGACTAG
- a CDS encoding ABC transporter substrate-binding protein, translating to MTANGTSRRHLALRYTALGTATVLTLALSACSADEGSASEDSDAVSGDITLLTPIYEGAAGQRLLEDELLPQFYEQYPDVNVTVDYTNFARLNEKLTTGVVSGLVPDVMMMGVGWVEAFADKGVLANLSESGISVSDLEKSTTPEIVQAGVWDGDVYGVPIMLDARFGVARMDLLREAGYDAPPSTWAELVEMAEALTVRSDSGSLERAGFDMLSLDARQMYETMLFSSGGTLFNDDNTEPAFNSAAGVEALESVVDLIHTSKVEDTGFSSTKETVNPLINGRAAMGIAHNNLWTQTLEAAPELLPELEPFLIPGDAPGMFVGAPWPRCRRAPSTRRQPRPCSNSWPAPDRHWPRTNSAATSRP from the coding sequence GTGACAGCCAACGGCACCAGCCGGCGCCACCTGGCCCTGCGGTACACCGCCCTCGGCACTGCAACCGTTCTGACCCTGGCCCTCTCGGCCTGTTCGGCCGACGAGGGATCGGCGAGCGAAGACTCCGACGCGGTCAGCGGCGACATCACGCTGCTCACGCCCATCTATGAAGGGGCAGCCGGCCAACGCCTGCTCGAGGACGAACTCCTTCCTCAGTTCTACGAGCAGTACCCCGATGTGAACGTCACCGTCGACTACACCAACTTCGCCCGGCTGAATGAAAAGCTCACCACCGGGGTCGTCTCCGGGCTGGTACCCGACGTCATGATGATGGGCGTCGGCTGGGTCGAGGCCTTCGCCGACAAGGGTGTGTTGGCCAACCTGTCCGAGTCCGGCATCAGCGTCTCCGACCTCGAGAAGTCGACCACCCCGGAGATCGTTCAGGCCGGCGTTTGGGACGGCGATGTCTACGGCGTGCCAATCATGCTCGACGCCCGCTTCGGCGTCGCCCGGATGGACCTGTTGCGCGAAGCCGGCTACGACGCCCCGCCCAGTACCTGGGCCGAACTTGTGGAGATGGCCGAGGCCCTCACGGTGCGCTCGGACAGCGGCTCCCTCGAACGGGCCGGCTTCGACATGCTGTCACTGGACGCCCGCCAGATGTACGAGACCATGCTCTTCTCGTCGGGCGGCACGCTCTTCAACGACGACAACACCGAGCCGGCGTTCAACTCCGCCGCGGGAGTGGAAGCGCTGGAGTCCGTGGTCGACCTCATCCACACCAGCAAGGTGGAGGACACCGGGTTCTCCTCGACCAAGGAGACCGTCAACCCGCTGATCAACGGCCGGGCCGCGATGGGCATCGCGCACAACAACCTCTGGACCCAGACCCTGGAGGCCGCCCCGGAGCTGCTGCCCGAGCTTGAACCCTTCCTGATCCCCGGCGACGCGCCGGGCATGTTCGTCGGGGCACCCTGGCCACGATGTCGAAGGGCTCCGAGCACCCGGCGGCAGCCCAGGCCCTGCTCGAATTCCTGGCCAGCCCCGGACCGGCACTGGCCGCGAACGAACAGCGCGGCAACATCCCGGCCCTGA
- a CDS encoding carbohydrate ABC transporter permease, whose product MSAPTRPAPATRLVPPPRVLTNTTRRPERSRSQRKLSRAGWLMVTPAVAHIGLWTALPVLATFALSLTDYNIFDAPRWIGIDNYIQIWNDPTFRLATWNTVVYTFWTVPVSMAIAMVIAVALNQNLWLRTWYRTAFFLPQVTATVAIAMVWLWIYNPQQGLLNAALSVIGIPGQAWLANPDWSLWAVILVGAWQGIGIKMLIYIAALQNVDNSLYEAASVDGASVVRKFFAITLPMLKPATFFVLVISIIGAFQVFDQIYVLTDGGPANATTMMTYEVYRSAFQNFQMGLASAQSVCLFAFLLVMTLISRRATRGDDE is encoded by the coding sequence ATGAGCGCACCCACGCGCCCCGCCCCAGCGACCCGACTCGTTCCCCCGCCCCGGGTCCTGACGAACACAACACGGCGGCCCGAGCGGTCACGGTCCCAGCGCAAGCTGAGCCGGGCCGGCTGGCTGATGGTGACGCCCGCCGTCGCCCACATCGGGCTCTGGACCGCACTGCCGGTGCTGGCGACCTTCGCCCTGAGCCTGACCGACTACAACATCTTTGACGCACCACGCTGGATCGGGATCGACAACTACATCCAGATCTGGAACGACCCCACGTTCCGCCTGGCCACCTGGAACACCGTCGTCTATACCTTCTGGACGGTGCCTGTGTCGATGGCGATCGCCATGGTCATCGCCGTGGCGCTCAACCAGAACCTCTGGCTGCGCACCTGGTACCGCACCGCGTTCTTCCTACCGCAGGTCACCGCCACCGTCGCCATCGCCATGGTCTGGCTGTGGATCTACAACCCGCAGCAGGGACTCCTCAACGCGGCGCTGTCCGTCATCGGCATTCCCGGCCAGGCCTGGCTGGCCAACCCGGACTGGTCGCTCTGGGCGGTGATCCTGGTCGGGGCCTGGCAGGGCATCGGCATCAAGATGCTCATCTATATAGCCGCCCTGCAGAACGTGGACAACAGCCTCTACGAAGCGGCATCCGTGGACGGAGCCTCCGTGGTGCGCAAGTTCTTCGCCATCACCCTTCCGATGCTCAAGCCGGCCACGTTCTTCGTGCTCGTTATCTCGATCATCGGAGCCTTCCAGGTGTTCGACCAGATCTACGTCCTCACCGACGGCGGCCCGGCGAACGCGACGACCATGATGACCTACGAGGTCTACCGGTCCGCCTTCCAGAACTTCCAGATGGGCCTCGCCTCGGCGCAGTCCGTGTGCCTGTTCGCCTTCCTGCTCGTGATGACCCTGATCAGCCGACGTGCGACCCGAGGTGATGACGAATGA
- a CDS encoding carbohydrate ABC transporter permease — protein sequence MTTTRMQPGTTPAAAPRPRTKRRRPWKGKLLLNVILSLGAFTMIIPFLWMIATSLKSPAELAQFPPTLLPQVWQWSNYSEALQAAPFHLYFRNSFLISAGHTIITLVLGSMAGYALARVPFRGREWVFMGFVAMLMIPTYTKIVPQFLLVKFMPLFGGNDIFGQGGTGWLNTWWALIIPGGLSATAIFLFRQFYLSLPRELEEAARLDGLNEFRIYAQIYTPLIKPALATVALLTFQESWNNFLWPLLVTTRDDLRVIQVGLAVFQQLDSTSWHYLMAGTTLATVPMVVLFLFCQKYFIQGFTHAGIK from the coding sequence ATGACCACCACACGGATGCAGCCGGGCACGACGCCGGCAGCGGCCCCGAGGCCGCGCACCAAACGGCGACGGCCGTGGAAGGGCAAGCTGCTGCTCAACGTGATCCTCAGCCTCGGCGCCTTCACCATGATCATCCCGTTCCTCTGGATGATCGCCACCTCGTTGAAGTCACCCGCCGAACTGGCCCAGTTCCCGCCGACACTGCTGCCGCAGGTCTGGCAGTGGAGCAACTACAGCGAGGCCCTGCAGGCCGCCCCGTTCCACCTGTACTTCCGCAACAGCTTCCTGATCTCGGCCGGCCACACCATCATCACCCTGGTGCTGGGCTCGATGGCCGGGTACGCGCTGGCCCGCGTCCCGTTCCGCGGGCGGGAGTGGGTGTTCATGGGCTTCGTCGCGATGCTGATGATCCCCACATACACCAAGATCGTGCCGCAGTTCCTGCTGGTGAAGTTCATGCCCCTCTTCGGCGGCAACGACATCTTCGGCCAGGGCGGCACGGGCTGGCTGAACACCTGGTGGGCGCTCATCATCCCCGGCGGCCTCAGCGCCACGGCGATCTTCCTGTTCCGGCAGTTCTACCTCTCTCTGCCACGCGAACTCGAAGAGGCCGCCCGGCTCGACGGCCTGAACGAGTTCCGCATCTACGCCCAGATCTATACGCCGCTGATCAAGCCGGCCCTGGCCACCGTGGCCCTGCTCACGTTCCAGGAGAGCTGGAACAACTTCCTCTGGCCGCTGCTGGTCACCACCAGGGACGACCTCCGGGTGATCCAGGTCGGGTTGGCGGTCTTCCAACAGCTCGACAGCACCTCGTGGCACTACCTCATGGCCGGTACCACTCTGGCCACCGTGCCCATGGTCGTGCTGTTCCTCTTCTGCCAGAAGTACTTCATCCAGGGATTCACCCATGCCGGCATCAAATAA
- a CDS encoding SDR family NAD(P)-dependent oxidoreductase, translating into MPNDTALLTPTPLGGLQLDLTGRRALVTGGGSGIGAAIARALGARGADVAVHYANSKDGAEAVAGELIGAGRRAIAIGGDLTDPAQASAVVAAAAAHLGGIDIVVNNAGHLVGRSTVAEMSDEHWASVLSVNVSSSFYVTRAAVPYLAESAAGRVVLMSSLAGENGGGAGSVAYATAKAAVVGFARGLAKELAADAITVNALAPGFIEDTAFHNTFTPTAAQQNIVAGLPLRRPGTVDDVAGAVLYLASDLSSFVTGQVIDINGGANFR; encoded by the coding sequence ATGCCGAACGACACCGCACTCCTGACCCCCACTCCGCTCGGCGGCCTGCAGCTCGACCTCACCGGCCGACGCGCCCTGGTGACCGGCGGCGGCAGCGGCATCGGCGCCGCCATCGCCCGTGCCCTCGGCGCTCGGGGCGCCGATGTCGCCGTGCACTACGCGAACAGCAAGGACGGCGCTGAGGCCGTCGCCGGCGAGCTGATCGGAGCGGGGCGGCGCGCCATCGCCATAGGCGGCGACCTCACCGACCCGGCCCAGGCATCCGCCGTGGTGGCCGCCGCGGCCGCGCACCTGGGCGGTATCGACATCGTGGTGAACAACGCCGGCCACCTCGTTGGACGATCCACCGTGGCCGAGATGTCCGACGAACACTGGGCGAGCGTGCTCTCGGTGAACGTCTCGAGCAGCTTCTACGTCACCCGCGCCGCCGTGCCGTATCTAGCCGAATCGGCCGCGGGCCGTGTGGTGCTGATGTCGTCGTTGGCCGGGGAGAACGGCGGCGGCGCCGGGTCGGTGGCCTACGCCACCGCCAAGGCCGCCGTCGTGGGGTTCGCCCGCGGCCTGGCCAAGGAACTCGCCGCCGACGCGATCACCGTCAACGCCCTTGCCCCCGGTTTCATCGAGGACACGGCCTTCCACAACACCTTCACCCCGACGGCCGCGCAGCAGAACATCGTCGCCGGCCTGCCGCTGCGACGCCCGGGGACGGTCGACGATGTCGCCGGCGCCGTGCTTTACCTGGCCTCGGACCTCTCGTCGTTCGTCACCGGTCAAGTGATCGACATCAACGGCGGGGCGAACTTCCGGTGA
- a CDS encoding heparinase II/III family protein: MQHARGGWWHDYVCPTHGTELEPRSGDAYPCRYGCRLTGEPFASAWTVYTHQAGARRARLLAHRHTSARARGVVDTADRNEAVHIVTEFAEVYADIAAAGWSTQSEPWMLRGKLFAQALTEAIWAVQLADAVAELATDDVARPALGAPVVSLLTGLLATITSARQTLVVDKNDPTSNYVAWIDAAGTTLNRALLALGHVDDGQDWVARTVQHARLAIGADGWEWEGSTYYHLFVLRAYLLALRGTEPAALHADAFERLADMVRVLADLAAPDGTLPMLHDGPYDRVPAHLEVLEVCVLARQLWADSPLDAVEAAARRSLGDAHDGLEDLLTGWFGGPALPAPTRGATPAGPRPSALFANAGYAVLRDPGDTWQAVLDAGPHGGSHGHLDKLGLYFYGTGVAWQPAPGVPPYASTLRRGYYARTLAHPTVRVDDLDQLPTTGQLEDFSATRVVASAGDAIAGVFLRRELVMTDDYLLDIVHAVVDDPTGDTDTPRDTNATGGRRITLALRPAVPLTVTAEGGAWRTTWAASRHGDPTQAEPGAAELHGFHRATAPAVLLAAPGRGPSDDPARTLTIADWTVTGHEAWFVSVYAPGTAVVRDVVLHFGAAGLTIVTVLLADERSTDHRVTR; encoded by the coding sequence GTGCAGCACGCCAGGGGCGGGTGGTGGCACGACTACGTCTGCCCCACGCACGGCACCGAACTGGAACCCCGCTCCGGCGACGCCTACCCGTGCCGGTACGGCTGCCGGCTCACCGGCGAACCGTTCGCCTCGGCCTGGACCGTCTACACGCATCAGGCCGGGGCCCGCCGGGCCCGGCTGCTCGCTCACCGGCACACCAGCGCCCGGGCTCGCGGAGTCGTCGACACCGCTGACCGGAACGAGGCCGTGCACATCGTGACGGAGTTCGCCGAGGTCTACGCCGACATCGCCGCGGCCGGCTGGAGCACCCAGAGCGAACCGTGGATGCTGCGCGGCAAGCTCTTCGCCCAGGCCCTGACCGAGGCGATCTGGGCGGTGCAACTGGCGGATGCCGTGGCCGAACTGGCCACCGACGATGTGGCCAGGCCTGCCCTCGGCGCCCCGGTGGTGAGCCTGCTGACCGGGCTACTGGCCACGATCACGTCGGCCCGGCAGACCCTGGTGGTGGACAAGAACGACCCGACCAGCAACTACGTGGCCTGGATCGACGCCGCCGGAACCACCCTGAACCGGGCTCTGCTGGCCCTCGGTCATGTCGATGACGGCCAAGACTGGGTCGCCCGCACCGTCCAACACGCCAGGCTCGCCATCGGCGCCGACGGCTGGGAGTGGGAGGGATCCACCTACTATCACCTGTTCGTGCTGCGGGCCTACCTGCTTGCGCTCCGCGGCACCGAGCCGGCCGCGCTTCACGCCGACGCCTTCGAACGGCTCGCCGACATGGTGAGGGTGCTGGCCGACCTGGCCGCACCGGACGGTACCCTGCCGATGCTGCACGACGGACCGTACGACCGGGTGCCCGCCCACCTCGAGGTGCTCGAGGTATGCGTGCTGGCCCGCCAGCTCTGGGCAGATTCCCCGCTCGACGCGGTAGAAGCGGCGGCCCGCCGGTCGCTCGGGGACGCCCACGACGGACTCGAAGACCTGCTCACCGGCTGGTTCGGCGGCCCGGCGCTGCCCGCGCCCACCCGCGGGGCGACACCGGCCGGGCCGCGGCCATCCGCGCTCTTCGCGAACGCCGGCTACGCGGTGCTCCGCGACCCGGGTGACACCTGGCAGGCCGTACTCGACGCCGGTCCGCACGGTGGTTCGCACGGACACCTCGACAAGCTCGGCCTCTACTTCTACGGCACCGGGGTGGCCTGGCAGCCCGCACCGGGGGTGCCGCCGTACGCCAGCACTCTGCGCCGCGGCTACTACGCCCGCACCCTGGCGCACCCCACCGTGCGGGTCGACGATCTCGACCAGCTACCCACGACGGGCCAGTTGGAAGACTTCTCGGCAACCCGCGTCGTGGCCAGCGCCGGCGACGCCATCGCCGGGGTCTTCCTGCGGCGCGAGCTCGTGATGACCGACGACTACCTACTCGACATCGTGCACGCGGTCGTGGACGACCCCACCGGCGACACCGACACCCCCCGCGACACCAACGCCACCGGCGGGCGCCGGATCACCCTCGCCCTCCGGCCGGCGGTGCCCCTCACGGTCACGGCTGAGGGCGGCGCCTGGCGCACCACCTGGGCGGCCAGCCGACACGGCGACCCGACGCAGGCGGAGCCCGGCGCCGCCGAGCTGCACGGCTTCCACCGGGCCACGGCGCCGGCGGTGTTGCTGGCCGCACCCGGCCGGGGGCCCTCCGATGACCCGGCCCGCACCCTCACCATCGCCGACTGGACCGTCACGGGACACGAGGCCTGGTTCGTCTCGGTCTACGCGCCCGGCACCGCCGTCGTGCGCGACGTGGTTCTGCACTTTGGCGCGGCCGGCCTCACCATTGTCACGGTCCTCCTCGCCGACGAACGCTCCACCGACCACCGGGTGACCCGATGA